A region from the Candidatus Methylacidiphilales bacterium genome encodes:
- the pheT gene encoding phenylalanine--tRNA ligase subunit beta, whose amino-acid sequence MKIVLSWLREYCSWNWSEDELVEKLTLSGTEVESVSRTGFSRENFVAAKVLVRDKHPNADRLSVCQVDDGSGSRQIVCGAQNFKAGDIVPLALPGAKVPAGFEIKESKLRGEKSSGMLCSSKELELPGDEDGLMILSPDTKPGTPLSELFKGETVFEVEVTPNRPDLLSYTGLARELVALGAKPMERKPVRPEGFAASGGFTVESRDAEACPRYTARLLEHVKVGASPAWLKARLEAQGLRPVNNVVDITNYVLFELGQPLHAFDADLLQGKTVYARRAATGEKIKALNDKEYELQAGDLVIADAGGPVAIAGVMGGERSGVTEKTSRVLLESARFKPGDVRRTSRRLALISDSSYRFERGIDPVAVDLAMQRAVELLVELAGAKPAELAVQTSADVEKQNVVPLRATAIPRLLGYDVAESRVAEILQALGCRKTQQGWEVPSYRPDLTREVDLIEEIARIEGMEKVRGRLPGGVAPASPADERHDRERKIASALAQWGYYEMSTNSLLAKQEDIETGVNLLNPLTADHAALRADLLATVLPCVRHNLAYGVESVKGFEIGTVYHREKGRLAEERHLLIVGAGADRQAHWSQAGQEYDYFSLKGVLESLASHFPEIKVPEKFGAVDPTLARNHGIKVPIYAAELALSALKRGEDRPFSGLPAYPSVKRDLAFVVDRKVAHAELLQAIRSAGVAELEAVECFDVFSDAKDEKLGTTRKSLAYALTYRSRERTLTEKDVSGWERQIVETVRKQVGAELRT is encoded by the coding sequence ATGAAAATCGTATTGAGCTGGCTGCGCGAGTATTGCTCCTGGAACTGGAGTGAGGACGAACTCGTCGAAAAACTGACCCTGAGCGGCACCGAGGTGGAGTCGGTCTCCCGGACCGGCTTTTCGCGCGAAAATTTCGTGGCGGCCAAAGTTTTGGTCCGCGACAAGCACCCCAATGCCGACCGCCTCAGCGTTTGCCAGGTGGATGACGGCAGCGGCTCGCGCCAGATCGTGTGCGGGGCGCAAAATTTCAAGGCGGGTGATATCGTGCCCCTGGCGTTGCCGGGCGCGAAAGTGCCCGCGGGATTTGAAATCAAGGAAAGCAAGCTGCGCGGCGAGAAGTCGAGCGGGATGTTATGCTCATCCAAGGAACTGGAATTGCCGGGCGACGAGGACGGACTGATGATCCTTTCGCCGGACACCAAGCCCGGCACGCCCTTGAGCGAATTGTTCAAAGGCGAAACGGTTTTTGAAGTTGAGGTGACACCGAACCGGCCCGACTTGCTGAGTTACACCGGCCTGGCCCGGGAATTGGTCGCGCTCGGGGCCAAGCCCATGGAGCGCAAGCCGGTCCGGCCCGAGGGTTTTGCCGCAAGCGGCGGCTTTACCGTTGAATCGCGTGATGCCGAAGCTTGCCCCCGTTACACAGCGCGGCTGCTGGAGCATGTGAAGGTCGGAGCCAGTCCGGCATGGTTGAAGGCAAGACTCGAAGCGCAGGGCCTGCGTCCGGTCAACAACGTGGTGGATATCACCAATTATGTTTTGTTCGAGCTGGGACAGCCGTTGCATGCGTTTGATGCGGATTTGTTGCAGGGCAAGACCGTTTATGCGCGCCGCGCGGCAACGGGTGAAAAAATCAAGGCTTTAAACGACAAGGAATACGAATTGCAGGCCGGGGACCTTGTGATCGCTGATGCGGGCGGTCCAGTGGCGATTGCGGGTGTCATGGGCGGCGAACGGAGCGGGGTGACGGAAAAGACGAGCCGGGTGCTGTTGGAGAGCGCGCGATTCAAGCCCGGAGACGTGCGCCGCACCTCGCGGCGTCTGGCATTGATCAGCGACTCCTCCTATCGCTTTGAGCGCGGGATTGATCCCGTGGCGGTGGATTTGGCGATGCAGCGCGCGGTGGAATTGCTGGTTGAACTGGCAGGTGCGAAACCCGCGGAGTTGGCTGTCCAGACAAGCGCAGATGTTGAGAAGCAGAATGTTGTGCCGTTGCGCGCCACGGCCATTCCACGCTTGTTGGGGTACGATGTGGCGGAGTCGCGTGTGGCGGAAATCCTGCAGGCCTTGGGTTGCCGGAAGACGCAGCAGGGCTGGGAAGTGCCGAGTTACCGGCCAGACCTGACCCGTGAAGTGGATCTGATTGAGGAAATCGCGCGGATTGAAGGAATGGAAAAGGTGAGGGGACGGCTTCCCGGCGGAGTGGCGCCGGCTTCTCCGGCGGATGAGCGCCATGACCGCGAACGCAAAATTGCGTCGGCGCTGGCGCAATGGGGTTATTATGAAATGTCCACCAATAGTTTGTTAGCAAAACAGGAAGACATTGAGACGGGCGTGAACCTGTTGAATCCGCTCACGGCCGACCATGCGGCCCTGCGCGCGGATTTGTTGGCCACGGTGCTTCCGTGCGTGCGGCACAATCTGGCCTACGGGGTGGAGTCTGTGAAGGGATTTGAGATCGGAACGGTCTATCATCGCGAGAAGGGCCGGCTTGCTGAAGAGCGCCATTTGTTGATTGTCGGCGCGGGCGCGGACCGGCAGGCCCATTGGTCTCAGGCCGGGCAGGAGTATGATTATTTTTCGCTCAAAGGTGTGCTCGAATCCCTGGCGTCGCATTTTCCTGAAATCAAGGTGCCGGAGAAATTCGGCGCAGTGGATCCCACGCTTGCAAGGAATCACGGAATCAAGGTTCCGATTTATGCGGCGGAATTGGCGTTGTCGGCGTTGAAGCGCGGGGAGGACCGACCCTTTTCCGGATTACCGGCCTATCCGAGCGTCAAGCGCGACCTGGCGTTCGTGGTGGATCGCAAGGTGGCCCATGCGGAGCTGCTGCAGGCCATCCGTTCGGCGGGCGTTGCGGAGCTTGAGGCGGTGGAATGTTTTGACGTTTTTTCGGATGCCAAGGATGAAAAACTGGGAACAACCCGGAAGTCGCTGGCCTATGCCTTGACTTATCGCTCCCGGGAGCGAACATTGACTGAGAAGGATGTGAGCGGATGGGAGCGGCAGATTGTCGAAACAGTCCGCAAGCAAGTGGGGGCCGAGCTGAGGACCTAG
- a CDS encoding AsmA-like C-terminal region-containing protein, protein MKKVLSILLAGLLLFGCFAYWWVQSYIGSPEIIENIRILISRRVGGELNFEKPEINLLSGMKLQNLKLSTSLKDASPFLALKSATLKYAPLSLLRHRIELTIIRLQDPRLLFIQQNDGTWNIPHPSPDAAKETLTFETGFLKFEVLLRDFDLRHGGVEVRTASNEILLHADDVSVKGGLHLVDQNASADGAIRVQAIRFGPHLCLRNIRSQIEFRDNVLTLRDLTGDAYGGKSEGAIVINTGNGTTDPTYNISLKLTDLDLRSLMKDFEANPEFIQGKINLSCEMEGNLKQPRVMSGKGSLESQGTQLTGLKALDALGTMLKLPELRYTKFDSIKGTYKLSDEQLTFYSLEAISPNLKMTGTGSIKFDRNLDFDILLILSPELAKQIPAEAEQHFSKLDDGSRTITFKLNGSLDQPVTNLAEKLNGQDATNL, encoded by the coding sequence ATGAAAAAGGTGCTGTCAATTTTACTTGCGGGGCTGTTGCTCTTTGGATGCTTCGCGTATTGGTGGGTTCAGTCATATATTGGCAGCCCGGAAATTATCGAGAACATTCGCATTCTCATCTCCCGCCGCGTTGGAGGAGAACTTAACTTTGAAAAGCCGGAGATCAACCTGCTCAGCGGCATGAAGCTGCAAAATCTCAAGCTCAGCACATCCCTCAAGGATGCCTCGCCCTTTTTAGCCTTGAAAAGCGCCACATTAAAATACGCGCCTCTCAGCCTCCTCCGCCATCGCATCGAACTCACCATCATCCGGCTCCAGGACCCCCGGCTGCTGTTCATCCAGCAAAACGACGGCACCTGGAACATTCCGCATCCCAGTCCCGATGCCGCAAAGGAAACCCTGACGTTTGAGACCGGCTTTCTGAAATTCGAGGTTCTGTTGAGGGACTTTGACCTCCGGCACGGCGGTGTGGAGGTCCGAACAGCTTCCAACGAAATCCTTCTCCACGCCGATGACGTCAGTGTAAAAGGCGGCCTTCACCTGGTTGATCAAAATGCCTCCGCCGACGGCGCGATCCGCGTCCAGGCAATCAGGTTTGGCCCCCATCTCTGCCTGCGTAACATTCGTTCGCAGATCGAATTTCGCGACAATGTCCTGACGCTCCGGGATCTTACGGGGGACGCGTACGGTGGAAAATCCGAGGGGGCAATCGTGATCAATACCGGGAACGGGACAACCGACCCCACCTACAACATTTCATTAAAACTAACCGACCTTGATCTGCGATCGCTGATGAAGGATTTCGAGGCAAACCCCGAGTTTATCCAGGGCAAGATCAACCTGTCTTGTGAAATGGAAGGCAACCTCAAACAGCCGCGGGTCATGTCGGGCAAAGGATCTCTCGAATCCCAGGGCACGCAACTGACGGGGCTCAAGGCCCTGGATGCGCTCGGAACGATGCTGAAACTGCCGGAACTCCGCTACACCAAGTTCGATTCCATCAAGGGAACCTACAAGCTATCGGACGAACAACTGACTTTTTACAGCCTGGAGGCGATTTCACCCAATTTAAAAATGACAGGCACCGGCTCGATCAAATTTGACCGCAACCTGGATTTTGACATTTTGCTGATTCTCAGCCCCGAACTGGCCAAGCAAATCCCGGCTGAGGCGGAGCAACATTTCAGCAAGCTGGACGACGGCAGCCGCACGATCACGTTCAAGCTCAACGGCAGCCTGGACCAGCCCGTGACCAACCTCGCGGAAAAGCTCAACGGCCAGGACGCCACGAACCTCTAA
- a CDS encoding diacylglycerol kinase family lipid kinase, whose translation MNRANSEICIILNPSAKGERARNLADKLRRSLPEARVLLTRYRGHAEELARQSVRAEYSKIVAAGGDGTINEVVNGIAGARGVALGILPVGTVNVFAMELGIPSRMEAALEIVTNGHTRNLDLARANNRYFVQLAGVGFDAEAVKATDLNFKKVAGPLSYLLAATQVAAQKPPLLQIRWDQGHVVEGCFMLVGNGRYYGGPFQFFPEADMQDGKLDVCVFKKRTHFDLLRYFQGIVSGTHTKFDDVAYFKARHISVTADRRVPLEVDGELAGEIPVEFSIKKQALKVLVPE comes from the coding sequence ATGAATCGAGCAAATTCAGAGATTTGTATCATACTGAACCCGTCTGCCAAGGGAGAACGTGCGCGTAATCTTGCGGACAAGCTCCGGCGCAGCCTCCCTGAGGCGCGGGTGCTGCTGACCCGCTACAGGGGCCACGCGGAGGAATTGGCGCGGCAGTCGGTCCGGGCTGAATATTCCAAAATCGTGGCAGCCGGCGGCGATGGGACCATTAATGAGGTGGTGAACGGCATCGCGGGCGCACGCGGGGTCGCGCTTGGAATCCTGCCGGTTGGCACGGTGAATGTTTTTGCCATGGAACTGGGGATCCCGTCGCGGATGGAGGCGGCGCTGGAAATTGTTACCAACGGGCATACCCGGAACCTGGATTTGGCGCGGGCGAACAACCGTTATTTTGTCCAGTTGGCCGGGGTTGGATTTGACGCGGAAGCGGTCAAGGCGACGGATCTCAATTTCAAAAAAGTGGCGGGCCCCTTGAGTTATTTGCTGGCTGCGACGCAGGTCGCGGCGCAGAAACCCCCGCTCCTGCAAATCCGCTGGGACCAGGGCCATGTGGTGGAGGGGTGTTTCATGCTGGTGGGCAACGGACGTTACTACGGCGGCCCGTTCCAATTTTTCCCGGAGGCGGACATGCAGGACGGGAAGCTGGACGTTTGCGTGTTCAAGAAGCGGACCCATTTCGACCTGCTGCGTTATTTTCAGGGGATTGTCAGTGGGACGCACACGAAGTTTGACGATGTGGCGTATTTCAAGGCGCGACATATCAGCGTGACGGCGGACCGGCGGGTTCCGCTGGAAGTGGACGGCGAACTGGCGGGCGAGATACCGGTGGAATTCAGCATCAAGAAGCAGGCGTTGAAGGTTCTTGTGCCGGAGTAG
- the tgt gene encoding tRNA guanosine(34) transglycosylase Tgt, with amino-acid sequence MAQDPGSKARLGRLTTPHGVIETPVFMPVGTQATVKAVSPVELRELKASIILSNSYHMLIRPGLEVIREMGGLHRFMGWDGPVLTDSGGYQVFSLAKLRKITPDGVKFQSHIDGANLFIGPKEAVQIQRTLGSDIMMAFDECPPWPAEKEKVRAAVDRTLRWAELCRQEQELQPPGPTPGQKLFAIVQGGEHADLRRECAERLTALDFPGYAIGGVSVGEPEPEMLKAIEVTEPWLPAHKPRYAMGLGQPHQIVKIVARGVDMFDCVLPTRVARNGTAYTRQGTLNLKRSGLRCEKGPIESACGCYACQNFSRAYIRHLLKAEEILGLRLVTLHNLHFYINMMREMREAIALGSFGVWSREFLEQYKPREEHEHVDEQS; translated from the coding sequence TTGGCGCAAGACCCCGGCAGCAAGGCCCGTTTGGGCCGCCTGACCACCCCGCATGGCGTGATTGAAACCCCCGTGTTCATGCCCGTCGGCACCCAGGCCACGGTCAAGGCCGTCTCTCCGGTCGAATTGAGGGAACTCAAGGCCTCGATCATCCTTTCCAATTCCTATCACATGCTGATCCGGCCCGGTCTTGAAGTGATCCGCGAAATGGGCGGGCTGCACCGTTTCATGGGCTGGGACGGGCCGGTTTTGACCGACAGCGGAGGGTACCAGGTTTTCAGCCTGGCCAAACTCCGGAAAATCACGCCGGACGGGGTGAAGTTTCAATCGCACATCGATGGCGCTAATTTATTCATCGGCCCGAAGGAGGCGGTGCAAATCCAGCGCACCCTGGGCTCGGACATCATGATGGCCTTTGACGAATGCCCGCCCTGGCCTGCGGAGAAGGAAAAGGTGCGCGCCGCCGTGGACCGGACGCTGCGATGGGCGGAGTTGTGCCGGCAGGAGCAGGAATTGCAGCCCCCGGGACCGACACCGGGGCAGAAGCTTTTTGCGATTGTCCAGGGCGGGGAACATGCGGACCTGCGGAGGGAATGCGCGGAACGGCTGACGGCGCTGGATTTTCCGGGTTATGCCATTGGCGGGGTCAGCGTTGGCGAGCCCGAGCCCGAGATGTTGAAAGCCATTGAAGTGACCGAGCCCTGGCTGCCCGCCCACAAACCGCGCTATGCGATGGGGCTGGGGCAACCGCACCAAATTGTCAAAATTGTCGCCCGCGGGGTGGACATGTTCGACTGTGTTTTGCCGACACGGGTGGCGCGCAACGGTACGGCCTACACCCGGCAGGGGACGTTGAATTTGAAGAGGTCGGGTTTGCGCTGCGAAAAGGGGCCGATTGAAAGCGCTTGCGGCTGTTATGCTTGCCAAAATTTCAGCCGGGCGTATATACGGCATTTGCTAAAAGCGGAGGAAATACTTGGCTTGCGCCTTGTAACACTCCATAATTTGCACTTTTACATCAATATGATGCGGGAAATGCGCGAAGCGATCGCCCTCGGCTCGTTTGGCGTGTGGTCCCGTGAGTTTTTAGAACAGTACAAACCAAGGGAAGAACATGAACATGTGGATGAGCAGTCTTGA
- the yajC gene encoding preprotein translocase subunit YajC, translated as MSSLEQVLITAQAAAPGAPADAGNFFRQMQPIVMMGLMLVVLYFLMIRPQMKQQKEHRKLVEAVKSGDKVVAAGGIYGIISNVKDKTVILKVADNVKFEVDKASITVVMKDPDAGQAS; from the coding sequence ATGAGCAGTCTTGAACAGGTATTAATCACCGCCCAGGCGGCCGCACCCGGCGCCCCCGCGGACGCCGGCAATTTTTTCAGGCAGATGCAACCCATTGTCATGATGGGCCTGATGCTTGTGGTCCTGTATTTTTTAATGATCCGCCCGCAGATGAAACAGCAGAAGGAACACCGCAAACTGGTCGAAGCCGTGAAAAGCGGCGACAAGGTTGTGGCTGCCGGCGGCATTTACGGAATCATTTCCAATGTGAAGGACAAAACCGTCATCCTGAAAGTGGCGGACAATGTGAAATTTGAAGTCGATAAGGCCAGCATCACCGTGGTGATGAAGGACCCCGACGCAGGCCAGGCTTCCTAA
- the secD gene encoding protein translocase subunit SecD, giving the protein MNQMLVFAASLAFLVFFVWYLATTHDKNRRWVSLALIGTMLLICALSLFVPKNGKFGVPIGRNFGINIKPGLDLKGGTQFTVQLAGTPSASALDQAVEVIRKRIDAQGVAEPVIQPAGGNRILVQIPGINEADKLKYRQQLERVAKLEFKMVHPENHALLPDVLAGKAQLPFDYEILPFRDNEGNGAPKKSSIIVKKRAGLSGKHVKSAWASADQLGRPEVNLEFDGEGAQLFERLTSVNVNNQMAIVLDGEVYSAPVIRQVLSSRCSISGGNMNRVEAIELASVLENPLETPVSIVDERGVDPTLGAASIQSGFHAALLGILFVAVFTLLYYRIAGVIAVIALFINLFVLLGLLAQFGFTLTMPGVAGIILTIGIGVDANVLIFERIREELDLGKPLRNAIQAGFEKAFSSILDANVTSLIASVILFWQGTGAVQGFAITLSLGILSSLFAALVVTRTGFDWLLNVVSLENLKMMRLLHRPTFDFMKIKWPAMAVSAALILISIYGVHYKGDKAYGVDFVGGDLLTLSFKQKISDEAVREAVKGTGAIPQYQRGSGDNPEVLGIRSAFGQGERIEQTLTEKFPQAEFKRLQLDKVDAVIGGEFKQKAAIALGLGIIGIFIYVMLRFETSYALGAIIALVHDVIITLGLFVLMGNELSLVTVGAILTIAGYSINDTIIVFDRIREGLKHDNRTSLAVIFNQCINATLSRTLLTSGTTLLAVSALYGFGGMVIHDFALMLLLGIVVGTYSSIFIASPVVLLFGDKARQTASASAPASAAN; this is encoded by the coding sequence ATGAATCAAATGTTAGTCTTTGCGGCCTCGCTGGCCTTTCTCGTGTTTTTTGTCTGGTATCTTGCGACCACGCACGACAAGAACCGGCGCTGGGTCTCGTTGGCCCTGATCGGTACGATGCTGCTCATTTGCGCCCTTTCCCTGTTCGTTCCCAAGAACGGGAAATTCGGGGTTCCCATCGGCAGGAATTTTGGAATCAATATCAAGCCCGGCCTGGACTTGAAGGGCGGAACCCAGTTCACGGTACAACTGGCCGGAACCCCGTCCGCCTCCGCGCTCGACCAGGCGGTCGAAGTCATCCGCAAGCGCATTGACGCGCAGGGCGTCGCGGAACCCGTCATCCAACCCGCCGGCGGCAACCGCATCCTGGTACAGATTCCCGGCATCAACGAGGCTGACAAACTCAAATACCGCCAGCAACTGGAGCGGGTGGCCAAGCTCGAATTCAAGATGGTTCACCCTGAAAACCACGCGCTATTGCCCGACGTCCTCGCCGGAAAAGCCCAGCTTCCGTTTGACTATGAGATACTGCCGTTCAGGGACAACGAGGGCAACGGCGCGCCGAAAAAATCTTCCATTATCGTCAAGAAACGCGCTGGATTGTCCGGCAAACATGTGAAAAGCGCATGGGCCAGCGCCGATCAACTCGGGCGGCCCGAGGTGAACCTCGAGTTTGACGGTGAAGGCGCTCAGTTGTTTGAGAGGCTAACCTCCGTCAATGTCAACAACCAGATGGCGATTGTGCTCGATGGAGAGGTCTATTCCGCGCCGGTTATCCGCCAGGTTTTGAGTTCACGCTGCAGTATTTCCGGCGGGAACATGAACCGCGTCGAGGCAATCGAACTCGCCAGCGTCCTGGAAAATCCGCTGGAAACACCGGTCTCCATCGTGGATGAACGGGGAGTTGATCCGACACTCGGCGCCGCCTCCATCCAGAGTGGGTTTCACGCCGCATTGCTCGGCATTCTCTTCGTTGCCGTATTTACACTTCTTTACTATCGCATTGCCGGCGTCATCGCCGTTATTGCGCTGTTCATCAATTTGTTTGTCCTGCTAGGCCTGCTGGCCCAGTTCGGATTTACCCTGACCATGCCGGGCGTTGCGGGCATTATTCTGACCATCGGCATCGGCGTGGACGCCAACGTGCTGATCTTCGAGCGCATTCGTGAAGAACTCGATCTTGGCAAGCCCCTGCGGAATGCCATCCAGGCCGGGTTTGAAAAGGCCTTTTCCTCCATTCTGGACGCCAACGTCACTTCGCTGATCGCTTCAGTCATCCTCTTTTGGCAGGGAACCGGAGCCGTTCAGGGATTTGCCATTACGTTGTCGCTCGGCATTCTTTCCAGTTTGTTCGCGGCACTGGTTGTCACGCGCACCGGTTTCGACTGGCTGTTGAATGTCGTTTCGCTGGAAAATCTCAAGATGATGCGGCTCCTGCACCGGCCCACCTTTGATTTTATGAAGATCAAATGGCCGGCCATGGCGGTTTCTGCAGCGCTGATTTTGATTTCGATTTACGGCGTTCATTACAAGGGCGACAAGGCCTACGGCGTCGATTTTGTCGGCGGCGATCTGCTGACGCTCTCCTTCAAACAAAAAATTTCCGACGAAGCCGTGCGTGAAGCCGTGAAGGGAACCGGCGCCATCCCGCAGTATCAGCGGGGATCGGGCGACAATCCGGAAGTGCTCGGCATTCGCAGCGCCTTCGGGCAGGGCGAACGGATTGAGCAAACCCTGACGGAGAAATTCCCGCAGGCGGAATTCAAGCGCTTGCAACTTGATAAAGTCGATGCTGTCATTGGCGGCGAATTCAAGCAAAAGGCCGCCATCGCCCTTGGCCTCGGCATCATCGGCATCTTTATTTATGTGATGTTGCGCTTTGAAACTTCCTATGCCTTGGGAGCCATCATCGCACTGGTCCATGATGTGATCATCACCTTGGGGCTTTTTGTTTTGATGGGCAACGAGCTGTCGCTTGTGACCGTCGGCGCCATCCTCACCATTGCGGGTTATTCCATCAACGACACGATCATCGTTTTTGACCGGATTCGCGAGGGGTTGAAGCACGACAATCGCACCTCCTTGGCTGTGATTTTCAACCAGTGCATCAACGCGACGCTCAGCCGTACCCTGTTGACTTCCGGCACGACCCTGCTGGCCGTGTCGGCGCTGTACGGGTTTGGCGGAATGGTCATCCATGATTTTGCGTTGATGCTTTTGTTGGGCATCGTTGTGGGAACCTACTCGTCGATCTTCATTGCCAGCCCTGTGGTGTTGCTGTTTGGCGACAAGGCCCGCCAGACCGCATCAGCCTCGGCGCCCGCTTCCGCTGCGAATTAG
- the recJ gene encoding single-stranded-DNA-specific exonuclease RecJ yields MAIIREKHWKVAVGDHINAERPDEIIGHLLSRRGLDTDAERQRFLNPRLQDLADPLRLQDMDRAVERAQQALLKREKILIYSDYDVDGMSSSALLYRFWAGLNGEARVFIPERKSEGYGLSIQGLQRALSDGPVSLLFALDCGTTSCEEVAWLNSRGIDVIIIDHHELGSELPAAHAFINPQRGETDRILSTAGLVFKFCHAFLKIRRDPSLFNLKEHLDFVALGTVADLVPLRDDNRILVRHGLEQLNGTNHIGLQALMDVAGVQRDPTPSTVGFVLGPRLNASGRLAEARSGWELLTTEDPGRATDLARDLDQLNRERQKLEQTAFEDADALLALQPESENKYCIVVASPDWHQGVVGIVASRLQRSYYKPVIVISLSEKGGKGSARCIEGCSIMDALRDNAHFLKGFGGHAMAAGLEIEPDKIPDFRKALNAWFCKSVDCGVYLEQLRIDLELPGRALTENLAEETSRLEPFGKQNESPVYMVRGIRVLGAPKIFAQRHIRFTGQAAGVRFAAVGFGMAGNFASSAALDLAGHWEVDGFTQRPSFRILDWRRAA; encoded by the coding sequence ATGGCGATAATCCGGGAAAAGCATTGGAAAGTCGCAGTCGGCGATCACATCAATGCGGAACGCCCGGATGAAATCATCGGACACCTTCTGTCGCGCCGCGGGCTGGACACTGACGCGGAGCGCCAGCGTTTTCTGAACCCGCGCCTGCAGGATCTGGCTGATCCCCTACGCCTTCAGGATATGGACCGCGCCGTCGAACGCGCGCAACAGGCGCTTTTAAAGCGCGAAAAAATCCTCATCTACAGCGATTACGATGTGGATGGAATGTCGAGCAGCGCGCTTTTGTACCGGTTTTGGGCCGGGCTCAACGGCGAGGCTCGTGTTTTTATTCCGGAGCGCAAGTCAGAAGGCTACGGGCTTTCGATCCAGGGTTTGCAGAGGGCGCTTTCGGACGGGCCGGTCTCCCTTTTGTTTGCCTTGGATTGCGGCACCACCAGTTGCGAAGAGGTTGCCTGGCTCAACAGCCGGGGCATTGACGTCATCATCATCGACCACCATGAGCTGGGCTCTGAATTGCCGGCTGCGCATGCCTTCATCAATCCGCAGCGCGGCGAGACCGACCGCATTCTGTCCACGGCCGGACTGGTCTTTAAATTTTGCCATGCATTTTTGAAAATACGGAGGGACCCAAGCCTGTTTAATTTGAAGGAGCATTTGGATTTTGTCGCGCTGGGTACCGTGGCGGATTTAGTTCCGCTGCGGGACGACAACCGGATTCTGGTGCGGCACGGGCTTGAACAGCTCAATGGAACCAATCATATCGGGTTGCAGGCGCTGATGGACGTGGCGGGGGTGCAGCGCGATCCCACGCCGTCCACGGTCGGATTCGTGCTCGGCCCGCGCTTGAATGCCAGCGGGCGCCTGGCAGAAGCGCGGTCCGGATGGGAATTGTTGACAACGGAAGACCCCGGCAGGGCGACTGACCTGGCGCGGGATTTGGACCAGTTGAATCGGGAGCGGCAAAAGCTGGAGCAAACGGCATTTGAAGATGCGGATGCTTTGCTGGCATTGCAGCCGGAATCGGAAAATAAATATTGCATCGTAGTGGCTTCACCCGATTGGCATCAGGGGGTTGTGGGAATCGTGGCCTCCCGCCTGCAGCGCAGTTATTACAAGCCTGTGATTGTCATTTCGCTGTCGGAAAAAGGCGGCAAGGGGAGCGCGCGCTGCATCGAGGGATGTTCCATCATGGACGCGTTGCGCGACAACGCCCATTTCCTCAAGGGTTTCGGAGGCCATGCGATGGCCGCCGGGCTTGAGATTGAGCCGGATAAAATTCCCGATTTTCGAAAAGCCCTCAACGCATGGTTTTGCAAATCCGTCGATTGCGGGGTTTATCTCGAGCAATTGCGGATCGATTTGGAATTGCCAGGAAGAGCGTTGACTGAAAATCTCGCGGAGGAAACCTCCAGGCTGGAACCTTTCGGCAAACAGAATGAATCGCCTGTGTATATGGTCCGGGGCATTCGGGTATTGGGCGCGCCGAAAATTTTTGCCCAGCGCCATATTCGTTTCACAGGCCAGGCTGCTGGGGTGCGCTTCGCGGCGGTTGGGTTTGGGATGGCCGGGAATTTTGCTTCGTCGGCTGCCTTGGACCTTGCCGGGCACTGGGAGGTGGACGGCTTCACGCAGCGACCGAGCTTCCGCATCCTGGACTGGCGCCGCGCGGCTTGA